One Setaria viridis chromosome 5, Setaria_viridis_v4.0, whole genome shotgun sequence genomic region harbors:
- the LOC117855012 gene encoding calmodulin-binding protein 60 B isoform X1, whose protein sequence is MAKRLHDEYGHDGDQPDDKRMRRLPSFSTVIREAMMQKHMQHLFRCIEPILRRVVQEELQAGLMQSPRYIERSPPATPPAERPAWKLAFRTPPNLPIFTGSKIEDEAGNPLDIVLVDADTGASPAAPPPALRVELVPLVGDFPPDGREDWSPEEFQKGVMKEREGKRPLLTGEVALTMRDGRATVSELQFTDNSSWVRCRKFRIGVRVALGSYDGSRIQEAMTDAFVVRDHRGELYRKHYPPHLVDDVWRLEKIGKEGAFHRKLRQNNVVSVQEFVRMLMVKPDELRAILGEGMTDRMWEVTTNHAKTCVDRDDKVYVYGTPHGTIYVDSVFKLVRVEIGGVEWPLQQLRGQAQVIVQQLMLEAYENRHSLQEAEAFMLPGHGHAANNVPLLQNAAHVALPAPGEAQLWYPNAPEIEFPVDDVVPPIPQPNNFGYQWPGQVFHMTG, encoded by the exons ATGGCGAAGCGGCTCCACGATGAGTACGGGCACGACGGCGACCAGCCCGACGACAAACGGATGCGCCGCCTTCCGTCCTTCTCGAC GGTGATCCGGGAGGCCATGATGCAGAAGCACATGCAGCACCTGTTCAGGTGCATCGAGCCCATCCTCCGCCGCGTG GTGCAGGAGGAGCTCCAGGCGGGGCTGATGCAGAGCCCGCGCTACATCGAGCGTTCgcctccggcgacgccgccggccgagcgGCCGGCGTGGAAGCTGGCTTTCCGGACCCCGCCGAACCTCCCGATCTTCACGGGCAGCAAGATCGAGGACGAAGCCGGGAACCCGCTGGACATCGTCCTCGTGGACGCGGACACCGgcgcctccccggcggcgcccccgccggcgctgcGCGTCGAGCTGGTCCCGCTCGTCGGCGACTTCCCCCCCGACGGCCGCGAGGACTGGTCCCCCGAGGAGTTCCAGAAGGGCGTCATGAAGGAGCGCGAGGGCAAGCGCCCGCTCCTCACCGGCGAGGTCGCCCTCACCATGCGCGACGGGCGCGCCACGGTGTCCGAGCTCCAGTTCACGGACAACTCGTCCTGGGTGCGCTGCCGCAAGTTCCGCATCGGCGTCCGCGTCGCGCTGGGGAGCTACGACGGCTCCAGGATCCAGGAGGCCATGACGGATGCCTTCGTCGTTAGGGACCACCGCGGCGAGCTCTACCGGAAGCACTACCCTCCCCACCTCGTTGACGACGTCTGGAGGCTCGAGAAGATCGGGAAGGAAGGCGCGTTCCACCGTAAGCTCCGGCAAAACAACGTCGTCTCCGTCCAGGAGTTCGTCAGGATGCTCATGGTGAAGCCCGACGAGCTGCGCGCG ATTCTGGGCGAGGGCATGACCGACCGCATGTGGGAGGTGACGACGAACCACGCCAAGACCTGCGTCGACCGCGACGATAAGGTGTACGTATACGGCACGCCGCACGGCACCATCTACGTGGACTCCGTCTTCAAGCTCGTGAGGGTCGAGATCGGCGGCGTGGAGTGGCCGCTGCAGCAGCTGAGGGGCCAAGCG CAGGTGATCGTGCAGCAGCTGATGCTGGAGGCGTACGAGAATCGCCACAGCCTGCAGGAGGCCGAAGCCTTCATGCTTCCTGGCCATGGCCACGCCGCCAACAACGTTCCGCTGCTGCAGA ATGCAGCACATGTCGCGCTGCCGGCGCCTGGGGAGGCACAGCTCTGGTACCCGA
- the LOC117855012 gene encoding calmodulin-binding protein 60 B isoform X2, with the protein MAKRLHDEYGHDGDQPDDKRMRRLPSFSTVIREAMMQKHMQHLFRCIEPILRRVVQEELQAGLMQSPRYIERSPPATPPAERPAWKLAFRTPPNLPIFTGSKIEDEAGNPLDIVLVDADTGASPAAPPPALRVELVPLVGDFPPDGREDWSPEEFQKGVMKEREGKRPLLTGEVALTMRDGRATVSELQFTDNSSWVRCRKFRIGVRVALGSYDGSRIQEAMTDAFVVRDHRGELYRKHYPPHLVDDVWRLEKIGKEGAFHRKLRQNNVVSVQEFVRMLMVKPDELRAILGEGMTDRMWEVTTNHAKTCVDRDDKVYVYGTPHGTIYVDSVFKLVRVEIGGVEWPLQQLRGQAVIVQQLMLEAYENRHSLQEAEAFMLPGHGHAANNVPLLQNAAHVALPAPGEAQLWYPNAPEIEFPVDDVVPPIPQPNNFGYQWPGQVFHMTG; encoded by the exons ATGGCGAAGCGGCTCCACGATGAGTACGGGCACGACGGCGACCAGCCCGACGACAAACGGATGCGCCGCCTTCCGTCCTTCTCGAC GGTGATCCGGGAGGCCATGATGCAGAAGCACATGCAGCACCTGTTCAGGTGCATCGAGCCCATCCTCCGCCGCGTG GTGCAGGAGGAGCTCCAGGCGGGGCTGATGCAGAGCCCGCGCTACATCGAGCGTTCgcctccggcgacgccgccggccgagcgGCCGGCGTGGAAGCTGGCTTTCCGGACCCCGCCGAACCTCCCGATCTTCACGGGCAGCAAGATCGAGGACGAAGCCGGGAACCCGCTGGACATCGTCCTCGTGGACGCGGACACCGgcgcctccccggcggcgcccccgccggcgctgcGCGTCGAGCTGGTCCCGCTCGTCGGCGACTTCCCCCCCGACGGCCGCGAGGACTGGTCCCCCGAGGAGTTCCAGAAGGGCGTCATGAAGGAGCGCGAGGGCAAGCGCCCGCTCCTCACCGGCGAGGTCGCCCTCACCATGCGCGACGGGCGCGCCACGGTGTCCGAGCTCCAGTTCACGGACAACTCGTCCTGGGTGCGCTGCCGCAAGTTCCGCATCGGCGTCCGCGTCGCGCTGGGGAGCTACGACGGCTCCAGGATCCAGGAGGCCATGACGGATGCCTTCGTCGTTAGGGACCACCGCGGCGAGCTCTACCGGAAGCACTACCCTCCCCACCTCGTTGACGACGTCTGGAGGCTCGAGAAGATCGGGAAGGAAGGCGCGTTCCACCGTAAGCTCCGGCAAAACAACGTCGTCTCCGTCCAGGAGTTCGTCAGGATGCTCATGGTGAAGCCCGACGAGCTGCGCGCG ATTCTGGGCGAGGGCATGACCGACCGCATGTGGGAGGTGACGACGAACCACGCCAAGACCTGCGTCGACCGCGACGATAAGGTGTACGTATACGGCACGCCGCACGGCACCATCTACGTGGACTCCGTCTTCAAGCTCGTGAGGGTCGAGATCGGCGGCGTGGAGTGGCCGCTGCAGCAGCTGAGGGGCCAAGCG GTGATCGTGCAGCAGCTGATGCTGGAGGCGTACGAGAATCGCCACAGCCTGCAGGAGGCCGAAGCCTTCATGCTTCCTGGCCATGGCCACGCCGCCAACAACGTTCCGCTGCTGCAGA ATGCAGCACATGTCGCGCTGCCGGCGCCTGGGGAGGCACAGCTCTGGTACCCGA